In Humulus lupulus chromosome 7, drHumLupu1.1, whole genome shotgun sequence, the following are encoded in one genomic region:
- the LOC133791628 gene encoding uncharacterized protein LOC133791628 codes for MGLTMIKFNDEATRDQVLESGILHFDRKPVIIRPWSPDLSAFRLIRSVPLWIRLQDLGLQYWGSKCLSALVSTLGKPIMVDKFTRERSRVQFARVLVEMAINDNPPRTIQFLNEHGQLVEQGVEYEWLPMKCKACAGFGHSMAECRKEQKVQGNDSLSLGSEPKGRDKGKEATEVSDTAGEVKEKEGSEASAGTSSGLQSNTADKARDQTQKTGEVVAAENGQRGPQAGWQSPKKMVYRKGKDDRRQQRDKVGLVDFERAHPNSFVVLQDQVERGKGGFSDPGSSYGQL; via the coding sequence ATGGGGCTGACTATGATTAAATTTAATGATGAAGCCACAAGGGATCAGGTTTTGGAATCAGGAATTCTGCACTTCGATAGGAAGCCAGTGATTATTCGACCGTGGTCTCCAGATTTGAGTGCTTTTCGTTTGATTCGGTCAGTTCCCCTCTGGATCCGCCTTCAAGATCTTGGTCTTCAGTACTGGGGAAGCAAATGCCTTAGTGCTCTTGTTAGTACTTTAGGTAAACCTATTATGGTGGACAAGTTTACTAGAGAAAGATCTAGAGTTCAATTTGCTAGAGTTTTGGTGGAGATGGCAATCAATGATAATCCTCCTAGGACAATTCAGTTTTTGAATGAGCATGGTCAGTTAGTTGAACAAGGGGTTGAATATGAATGGTTACCAATGAAATGCAAAGCTTGTGCTGGGTTTGGCCACTCTATGGCTGAATGTCGAAAGGAGCAGAAAGTTCAGGGGAATGACTCTCTTTCACTGGGCTCTGAACCGAAAGGGAGAGACAAGGGTAAGGAGGCTACTGAAGTGTCTGATACTGCAGGGGAAGTTAAGGAAAAGGAAGGTTCTGAGGCTTCTGCTGGGACATCTTCTGGCTTACAGAGTAACACTGCTGACAAAGCTAGAGATCAGACCCAAAAAACTGGTGAGGTTGTGGCAGCTGAGAATGGTCAGAGGGGTCCTCAAGCTGGTTGGCAATCTCCAAAGAAGATGGTTTATAGGAAGGGGAAAGATGACCGAAGACAACAGAGGGACAAAGTGGGATTAGTTGATTTCGAGAGAGCTCATCCTAACTCTTTTGTAGTCTTGCAAGATCAGGTTGAAAGAGGGAAGGGAGGGTTCAGTGATCCAGGCTCATCTTATGGACAATTGTAA